A genomic region of Alistipes megaguti contains the following coding sequences:
- the prfB gene encoding peptide chain release factor 2, translating to MVLSDQIKELEQRREALERCLDIEQKRIDLRNEEEKTQEPDFWGDPDRAREQLRKVAGIKAWVEDYDAIRKDVEDLELMPDFVKEGVMTEAELDAHYASTLEKIEKLEMRNMLRRDEDKLGAIMDINAGAGGTEALDWASMLMRMYTRWGEAHGYKVKVLDYQAGDEVGVKSCTLEFEGEYAYGYLKSENGVHRMVRLSPFNANNKRQTTFASVFVSPAVDDTIEITINPADIEWDTFRSSGAGGQNVNKVETAVRLRYHGKDPDTGEPVEYLIENMETRSQLMNRENAMRILRSKLYQRELDKRMATQQALEASKKKIEWGSQIRSYVFDDRRVKDHRTGVQTSNVEAVMDGDLDAFIKAYLMEFGANA from the coding sequence ATGGTATTATCCGATCAGATCAAGGAGCTCGAACAGCGGCGCGAGGCTTTGGAACGCTGCCTGGACATCGAGCAGAAGCGCATCGACCTGCGCAACGAGGAGGAGAAGACACAGGAGCCCGACTTCTGGGGTGACCCCGACCGGGCGCGCGAACAGTTGCGCAAGGTGGCCGGCATCAAGGCGTGGGTCGAGGATTACGACGCCATCCGCAAGGATGTCGAGGATCTCGAACTGATGCCCGACTTCGTCAAGGAGGGGGTCATGACCGAGGCCGAACTCGACGCCCATTACGCCTCGACGCTCGAGAAGATCGAAAAGCTCGAGATGCGTAACATGCTGCGCCGCGACGAGGACAAGTTGGGAGCCATCATGGATATCAACGCCGGAGCGGGCGGTACGGAGGCGCTGGACTGGGCCTCGATGCTCATGCGCATGTACACGCGTTGGGGCGAGGCCCACGGCTACAAGGTCAAGGTGCTCGATTATCAGGCCGGTGACGAGGTGGGCGTAAAGTCCTGCACGCTGGAGTTCGAGGGCGAATACGCCTACGGTTACCTCAAGAGCGAGAACGGCGTTCACCGCATGGTGCGTCTGTCGCCCTTCAATGCCAACAACAAGCGGCAGACGACCTTCGCGTCGGTCTTCGTCTCGCCGGCCGTTGACGACACGATCGAGATCACGATCAACCCGGCCGACATCGAGTGGGATACGTTCCGTTCGTCGGGGGCCGGCGGCCAGAACGTCAACAAGGTCGAGACGGCCGTGCGGCTGCGCTACCACGGCAAGGACCCCGATACGGGCGAACCGGTCGAGTATCTGATCGAAAACATGGAGACTCGTTCGCAGCTGATGAACCGCGAGAATGCGATGCGCATCCTGCGGTCGAAACTCTACCAGCGCGAACTGGACAAGCGCATGGCCACGCAGCAGGCGCTCGAAGCCTCGAAGAAGAAGATCGAGTGGGGTTCGCAGATCCGGTCGTATGTCTTCGACGACCGCCGCGTCAAGGACCACCGTACGGGTGTCCAGACTTCGAACGTCGAGGCGGTGATGGACGGCGATCTGGATGCCTTCATCAAGGCCTATCTCATGGAGTTCGGCGCCAATGCGTAG
- a CDS encoding DUF1343 domain-containing protein produces MRSGFLRRTAGCVALLTGLLAAGAAEAACPVENAGVQVGMTDTAAYFPRLRGRRVAVLANQTSVARMPEAVGAEGHPLTVDAAGRVHLVDLLHESGFDVEAIFSPEHGFRGTADAGEKVSGSVDARTGIPIRSLYDGRTLRPSDEAMRSFDVLVVDMQDVGLRFYTYYISMLRMMDACAAFNRAVIVLDRPNPNGDKVEGPLLDMRYRSGIGALPIPVLHGLTMGEIARMAVGEGWACACDLTVVPCRNYTHATEYRLPVAPSPNLPTQRAVYLYAALCPFEGTVVSLGRGTSKPFEIYGHPSMKGRSFSFTPRPTPGAKHPPLEGQLCRGEDLSRMPLEEARSVGFSLKYVIDACGDLAMGEDFFTPMFEKLIGVGWVREMILDGASDEEIRARWLPEAEAFRKLRAKYLLYE; encoded by the coding sequence ATGCGTAGCGGATTCCTTCGCCGGACCGCGGGGTGCGTTGCCTTGCTGACCGGGCTCCTTGCAGCGGGGGCCGCGGAGGCGGCGTGTCCGGTCGAAAACGCGGGCGTGCAGGTCGGCATGACCGATACGGCCGCCTACTTCCCCCGGCTGCGCGGCCGGCGGGTCGCCGTGCTGGCCAACCAGACCTCGGTGGCGCGGATGCCCGAAGCCGTCGGCGCCGAGGGACACCCGCTGACGGTGGATGCCGCCGGAAGGGTTCATCTGGTCGATCTGCTCCACGAGAGCGGTTTCGACGTCGAGGCCATCTTCTCACCCGAACACGGTTTCCGCGGGACGGCCGACGCCGGCGAAAAGGTCTCCGGTTCGGTGGATGCCCGTACGGGAATTCCGATCCGTTCGTTGTATGACGGGAGGACGCTGCGACCGTCGGATGAGGCGATGCGCTCGTTCGATGTGTTGGTGGTCGACATGCAGGATGTCGGACTGCGCTTCTACACCTATTATATTTCGATGCTGAGGATGATGGATGCCTGCGCCGCGTTCAACCGGGCGGTCATCGTCCTCGACCGTCCGAATCCCAACGGCGACAAGGTCGAGGGGCCGTTGCTCGACATGCGTTACAGGTCGGGGATCGGGGCGCTGCCGATCCCCGTGCTGCACGGTCTGACGATGGGCGAGATCGCCCGCATGGCCGTGGGCGAGGGGTGGGCCTGCGCGTGCGATCTGACGGTAGTCCCCTGCCGCAACTACACCCACGCCACGGAGTATCGGCTGCCCGTGGCGCCGTCGCCCAACCTCCCGACGCAGCGTGCCGTCTACCTCTATGCGGCGTTGTGTCCCTTCGAGGGAACGGTCGTGAGCCTCGGACGCGGAACTTCGAAGCCGTTTGAAATCTATGGCCATCCCTCGATGAAGGGGCGTTCGTTCTCCTTCACGCCGCGTCCGACGCCTGGTGCCAAGCATCCTCCGCTTGAGGGGCAGTTGTGTCGGGGCGAGGATCTGAGCCGCATGCCGCTCGAAGAGGCTCGCAGTGTGGGCTTCTCACTGAAATATGTGATTGATGCCTGTGGGGATCTGGCGATGGGCGAGGATTTCTTTACGCCGATGTTCGAGAAGCTGATCGGCGTGGGGTGGGTGCGGGAGATGATCCTCGACGGTGCCTCGGACGAGGAGATTCGCGCCCGCTGGCTGCCCGAAGCTGAGGCCTTCCGCAAGTTGCGGGCAAAATATCTGCTTTACGAGTGA
- a CDS encoding AAA family ATPase, giving the protein MDKFVINIGRQLGSGGKIVGEIIARRLGIKLYDKELINLAARESGLCPECFERADEREAKGTFATLIGYFRAPFTGYEGGNTNNILANESLFRIQSDVIREIASRESAIFVGRCADYILRDNPRCVNVFITADEADRVARLRKRHDCSEEEARAMMERIDAQRASYYNYYSLRTWGQAATYHLCVNSSKLGEEETADFILDFAGRRLHEKF; this is encoded by the coding sequence ATGGATAAATTCGTCATCAATATCGGCCGCCAGCTGGGCAGCGGCGGCAAGATCGTCGGCGAGATCATCGCCCGGCGTCTGGGCATCAAGCTCTACGACAAGGAGCTTATCAATCTCGCCGCCCGCGAGAGCGGGCTCTGTCCCGAGTGTTTCGAACGGGCCGACGAACGCGAAGCCAAGGGTACGTTCGCTACGCTGATCGGCTACTTCCGTGCTCCGTTCACGGGCTACGAAGGGGGCAACACGAACAATATCCTGGCCAACGAATCGCTGTTCCGCATCCAGAGCGATGTGATTCGCGAGATTGCCTCACGCGAGTCGGCGATCTTCGTCGGACGGTGCGCCGACTACATTCTGCGCGACAATCCGCGCTGCGTCAACGTCTTCATTACGGCCGACGAGGCCGATCGCGTAGCGCGCCTCCGCAAGCGGCACGACTGCTCGGAGGAGGAGGCCCGCGCCATGATGGAGCGCATCGACGCGCAGCGGGCTTCGTACTACAACTACTACAGCCTGCGAACCTGGGGACAGGCCGCCACCTATCATCTGTGTGTCAACTCCTCGAAGCTGGGCGAAGAGGAGACGGCCGATTTCATTCTGGACTTCGCGGGACGCAGGCTTCACGAGAAATTTTAG
- a CDS encoding MATE family efflux transporter, with translation MAELKVAALELGTERIRKLLVQYAVPAIIAMTASSLYNMVDSIFIGHGVGPLAISGLALTFPLMNLAAAFGSLVGVGAATLVSMRLGQRDYETAQRVLGNVVMLNIIIGIAFSIVALLFLDPILYFFGASEATIGYAREYMVIILLGNVVTHIYLGLNSILRAAGLPRKSMYATISTVVINAILDPIFIFWFDWGIRGAAIATILAQIISLVWQFRLLSDRQELLHFRRGIYRLRRKIVRDILSIGMSPFLMNLAACFIVILINKGLKEFGGDLMIGAYGIVNRLGFFFVMIVMGLNQGMQPIAGYNYGARQFDRVMRVLKLTMIGATCITVCGFLIGELFPRLAVSLFTADEELIRLSVEGMRITFICYPIIGFQMVATNFFMSIGMAGKAIFLSLSRQLLFLMPFLIFLPHIFDRYTSWDGSWGVWASMPLSDLLASIVAFFMLTWQLRYFRRQQASEPEKQ, from the coding sequence ATGGCGGAACTTAAAGTGGCGGCTCTGGAACTCGGTACCGAGCGGATCCGGAAGCTGCTTGTACAGTATGCCGTGCCGGCGATCATCGCCATGACGGCCTCCTCGCTCTATAACATGGTCGACAGTATCTTCATCGGCCATGGTGTCGGTCCCCTGGCCATCTCGGGACTGGCGCTGACCTTCCCGTTGATGAACCTCGCCGCGGCCTTCGGATCGCTCGTCGGCGTGGGTGCCGCGACACTGGTCTCCATGCGCCTCGGGCAGCGCGACTACGAGACGGCCCAGCGCGTGTTGGGCAACGTCGTGATGCTCAACATCATCATCGGCATCGCCTTCAGTATTGTCGCCCTGCTCTTCCTTGATCCGATCCTCTACTTCTTCGGGGCCAGCGAGGCGACGATCGGCTACGCCCGCGAGTACATGGTCATCATCCTGCTCGGCAACGTTGTCACGCACATCTATCTGGGTCTGAACTCCATCCTGCGCGCCGCGGGGCTCCCCCGCAAGTCGATGTACGCCACGATCAGTACGGTGGTCATCAATGCCATCCTCGACCCGATCTTCATCTTCTGGTTCGACTGGGGCATCCGCGGGGCGGCCATCGCCACGATTCTGGCCCAGATTATCTCGCTCGTCTGGCAGTTCCGGCTCCTGTCGGACCGGCAGGAGCTGCTCCACTTCCGACGCGGCATCTACCGCCTGCGCCGCAAGATCGTCCGCGACATCCTCTCGATCGGCATGTCGCCCTTCCTGATGAATCTGGCCGCCTGCTTCATCGTCATTCTCATCAACAAGGGGTTGAAGGAGTTCGGCGGCGACCTGATGATCGGCGCCTACGGCATCGTCAACCGTCTGGGATTCTTCTTCGTGATGATCGTCATGGGACTGAACCAGGGCATGCAGCCCATCGCCGGCTACAACTACGGCGCACGGCAGTTCGACCGCGTCATGCGGGTGCTGAAACTGACGATGATCGGCGCCACGTGCATCACGGTATGCGGATTCCTGATCGGCGAACTCTTTCCGCGGCTGGCCGTCAGCCTCTTTACGGCGGACGAGGAGTTGATTCGCCTCTCGGTCGAGGGTATGCGCATCACCTTCATCTGCTATCCGATCATCGGCTTCCAGATGGTGGCCACGAACTTCTTCATGAGCATCGGCATGGCCGGCAAGGCCATCTTCCTGTCGCTGTCGCGGCAGCTGTTGTTCCTCATGCCGTTCCTGATCTTCCTGCCGCACATCTTCGACCGATATACGTCGTGGGACGGCAGCTGGGGCGTCTGGGCCTCGATGCCGCTCTCAGATCTGCTGGCCTCGATCGTCGCCTTCTTCATGCTGACCTGGCAGCTGCGCTATTTCCGCAGACAGCAGGCTTCCGAACCCGAAAAACAGTGA